The following are encoded together in the Candidatus Tumulicola sp. genome:
- a CDS encoding amino acid permease — protein MPTLLRRLGTRDAALIVMGGIVGSGIFMNPSVVARYVPSAGGILLAWVAGGAIALLGGGLFAELASRRPRDGGLYAYMCDAFHPSVGFLYGWTLLLVSQSGGMAAAAVTFANYFEPLTGLHVSARTLGVLAIALFTAINSLGVRSGAGTQNVFMAIKVAAIAGFVLVGIAAPRAASVTLGPAATAGASAAAIGLAMVPVLFAYSGWQTASFMSAELKTPERTLPRGLILGLSCVVILYLAVNAVCVRVLGPAGLAATRTPASAIAQTAFGPVGGRIMAAVVAVSTLGFLSNQILTSPRVYFQMAADGTFFRSLAWIDPRTHVPSFAILAQGAVAAIVALSGRYDQILNYVTSVDYVFFGLAGVALIVFCRRDAAESRTRPHIRLPGYPWSAIAFVVISWAVVGDVVFKSPGDTSIGLGIMLAGLPVYAIFRAVNRRRTATS, from the coding sequence TTGCCTACACTGCTCCGGCGACTAGGGACACGCGATGCCGCGCTCATCGTCATGGGCGGTATCGTCGGCTCCGGAATCTTCATGAATCCGTCGGTCGTTGCACGCTACGTGCCGTCGGCCGGCGGTATTTTATTAGCATGGGTTGCCGGTGGCGCAATCGCATTGTTGGGCGGCGGTCTGTTCGCCGAGTTGGCGTCGCGACGGCCACGCGATGGCGGCTTGTACGCCTACATGTGCGATGCGTTTCATCCATCGGTCGGATTCCTCTACGGATGGACGCTACTGCTGGTGTCGCAGAGCGGCGGCATGGCGGCCGCGGCCGTAACCTTCGCCAATTACTTCGAGCCGCTGACGGGGTTGCACGTTTCGGCGCGGACGCTCGGCGTGCTCGCGATCGCGTTGTTCACCGCGATCAATTCGCTCGGCGTGCGCTCGGGCGCCGGTACGCAAAATGTATTCATGGCAATTAAGGTCGCCGCCATCGCAGGCTTCGTGTTGGTCGGAATCGCGGCGCCGCGCGCAGCATCGGTGACGCTCGGACCGGCCGCGACCGCGGGGGCATCGGCCGCAGCGATCGGTTTGGCAATGGTGCCGGTACTGTTCGCCTACAGCGGCTGGCAGACGGCCAGCTTCATGTCGGCCGAGTTGAAAACGCCGGAACGGACGTTGCCGCGCGGATTGATTCTTGGTTTGTCGTGCGTCGTGATTCTCTATCTCGCCGTAAACGCAGTGTGCGTTCGCGTACTTGGGCCGGCTGGATTGGCTGCGACGCGAACGCCTGCTTCGGCGATCGCGCAAACGGCGTTCGGTCCTGTGGGTGGGCGGATCATGGCCGCCGTGGTAGCAGTGTCGACGCTCGGGTTTTTGAGCAATCAAATCCTGACGTCGCCGCGCGTCTATTTCCAGATGGCCGCCGACGGCACGTTCTTTCGCAGCTTAGCGTGGATCGATCCGCGCACACACGTACCATCGTTCGCGATCCTCGCGCAGGGTGCGGTTGCGGCGATCGTCGCGTTATCCGGCCGGTACGATCAAATTCTGAACTACGTTACCAGCGTCGACTACGTGTTCTTCGGATTGGCCGGCGTCGCACTGATCGTCTTCTGCCGTCGCGACGCAGCCGAATCGAGAACACGCCCGCACATACGGTTGCCGGGCTATCCGTGGAGCGCGATCGCGTTCGTCGTCATTTCGTGGGCGGTCGTCGGCGACGTCGTTTTTAAATCGCCCGGCGACACTTCGATCGGGCTCGGCATCATGCTGGCCGGGTTGCCGGTGTACGCAATCTTTCGCGCCGTCAACCGGCGCCGGACCGCGACATCGTGA